A genomic region of Palaemon carinicauda isolate YSFRI2023 chromosome 11, ASM3689809v2, whole genome shotgun sequence contains the following coding sequences:
- the LOC137650141 gene encoding uncharacterized protein → MLSITPQLKESKYNRVDIYFGKFYKAATNTSKRLLKDIFLILYYKSHVLPIETWPETVEDYCFSVLEWSRKKYRDSFNTEERKLLSEPVGSFEGDITLLNKIIFKFFGDANLPSSFFNVLRELKSVRNRVCHEQVDFSENSFQSNMEDLKHLFKQLLNEFRKAWDYDISDYEYKYCNEVDEIMAAPITGEGLSYFDKMEKFREDLMGKFITHGRKELSTFYTKLKVLNPFTWLRDEKFPELQVDKIFTPLHISDECNVVDTENLLIAESYVEKDNEYIYTGETPSVIILTGIAGCGKTSLCRYLIYDWRNRLDKVTNMRSIDILILIEARNIVGGSLISFLQQVLLKETCSHFEENDIIPTMQKLNVLYIVDGVDEATENGRKLLEEIFSVLDTSRIILTTRPEFTSSIIESVLNHHLSYIKLQIHGFADAGIAKFTSKIFHSLETDEQSRKAQEEECLRFLRTADVHLGNHLKIPLTLALLITLWREESCSLTNISSITKLYSQIFKMCSMKMLSRVRKSTSSHYQLQDDFAENWLLELGQHAFDMARKDEYIINDLRKKLLTSFCKKHNIDSTHALSSFLMCEVQECLLGAKYSFTFIHKSQMEYLAGKYFAHMLIKNLGNSIDDESQVNGKVKRLNAFLHPRDITLQELLKIKKMSNVYLFTVGHLCMEDSEAEELISMVARSLIPTGRIDKSLSQFWRLIQESERHPLVTKMVSDSISREYFWQPDEKHLCIPSNPVVQLLKYTDFTPRVVMIRIINSTRGILVKGEHKNLVIKPYENLVSIMQCIGKKHIADIVLKVDQHFYNWGDQETTDHLLEELSPSSKLTTFMGHLGVSGAKIIISYPSITVLDIRISTAEALHALSKSVNAREIKSGLEMNLRLDISSEVLPSSLPRFSNFLAFTVSLFDITDEKASWAIEVIHQLNNQYTGIELLSSNLSSEVCKTFLCTLTAKGVNVKGKIFMPLFCQFSDTVRSELQECVKCKLELW, encoded by the coding sequence ATGCTTTCAATAACCCCACAGCTCAAGGAGTCTAAATATAACAGAGTAGATATTTATTTTGGGAAATTTTACAAGGCAGCGACAAATACCAGCAAGAGACTCTTAAAAGATATATTCCTGATCCTGTATTATAAGAGTCATGTGTTGCCCATTGAAACCTGGCCAGAAACCGTAGAAGATTATTGCTTCAGTGTCTTAGAGTGGTCAAGAAAAAAATACCGAGATTCTTTCaatactgaggaaaggaaacttctCAGCGAACCAGTGGGATCCTTCGAAGGAGATATTACATTactaaacaaaattatattcaaattctTTGGTGATGCCAACCTACCTAGTTCATTTTTCAATGTTCTTCGCGAACTCAAAAGTGTCAGGAATAGAGTATGTCACGAACAAGTAGATTTTTCTGAAAACTCATTCCAGTCCAATATGGAAGACTTGAAGCACTTGTTCAAACAATTGCTAAATGAATTTAGAAAGGCTTGGGATTATGATATCTCTGATTATGAATATAAGTATTGCAATGAAGTGGACGAAATCATGGCAGCCCCAATTACTGGGGAGGGTTTGAGTTATTTTGACAAAATGGAAAAATTTCGTGAAGATCTAATGGGAAAATTCATAACACATGGGCGGAAGGAGCTTTCTACATTTTATACAAAGCTCAAGGTTCTTAATCCTTTCACGTGGCTAAGAGATGAAAAATTTCCTGAGTTACAAGTAGATAAGATATTTACACCATTGCACATCAGTGATGAGTGCAATGTTGTTGACACTGAAAACCTTTTAATCGCAGAATCATATGTTGAAAAGGACAATGAATACATTTATACAGGCGAAACACCTTCGGTTATTATACTGACTGGCATTGCTGGTTGTGGTAAAACTTCTTTGtgcagatatttgatatatgactGGAGAAACAGACTTGACAAAGTGACCAATATGAGATCAATCGATATTCTAATTCTCATTGAAGCTAGAAACATAGTTGGGGGTTCCCTTATATCGTTTCTACAACAAGTGCTTTTGAAAGAAACTTGTAGCCACTTTGAGGAAAATGATATAATACCAACAATGCAAAAGTTAAATGTCCTTTACATAGTGGACGGTGTAGATGAGGCAACAGAGAATGGCAGAAAATTACTGGAGGAAATATTTTCGGTTCTGGATACTTCTAGAATAATTCTAACCACCCGACCAGAATTTACTTCAAGTATTATTGAGTCAGTCCTCAATCATCATCTCTCTTATATAAAGCTACAGATACATGGCTTTGCAGATGCAGGTATTGCAAAATTCACCTCGAAAATATTCCATTCATTAGAAACTGACGAGCAATCAAGAAAGGCTCAGGAAGAGGAGTGCCTCAGGTTCTTAAGAACGGCTGATGTCCATCTTGGAAACCATTTAAAAATTCCTTTAACTTTGGCTCTTCTTATTACTCTTTGGAGAGAGGAAAGTTGTTCGTTAACAAATATTTCATCTATTACTAAATTATACTCACAGATCTTTAAAATGTGTTCCATGAAAATGTTATCTCGAGTTAGAAAATCTACTTCATCTCACTATCAATTACAAGATGACTTTGCAGAGAACTGGCTTCTGGAACTTGGCCAACATGCTTTTGACATGGCTAGGAAAGACGAATACATAATTAATGATCTAAGGAAAAAGCTCCTTACATCTTTTTGTAAGAAACACAATATTGATAGCACTCATGCCTTATCTTCTTTCCTAATGTGTGAAGTTCAAGAATGCTTACTTGGTGCTAAGTACTCTTTTACTTTTATTCACAAAAGTCAGATGGAATATTTAGCTGGCAAATATTTTGCTCATATGCTGATAAAGAACTTAGGAAACTCCATTGATGATGAATCCCAAGTTAATGGAAAAGTAAAAAGGCTAAATGCATTTTTACATCCTAGGGATATAACCCTTCAggaattattgaaaataaagaaaatgtcaaATGTGTATTTATTTACAGTTGGGCATCTCTGCATGGAGGACAGTGAAGCAGAAGAACTTATTTCTATGGTAGCAAGAAGCCTAATACCTACAGGAAGGATTGATAAAAGTCTTTCCCAATTCTGGCGTCTAATTCAAGAGTCTGAACGCCATCCTTTGGTGACCAAAATGGTTTCAGACTCAATTTCTAGAGAATATTTTTGGCAACCAGATGAAAAACATCTCTGCATTCCTTCCAATCCAGTGGTTCAATTATTAAAGTACACTGATTTTACTCCTAGAGTAGTTATGATCAGAATTATCAACAGTACTCGAGGTATATTAGTAAAAGGGGAACATAAGAACCTTGTGATAAAACCTTACGAAAATCTGGTTTCTATAATGCAGTGCATAGGAAAGAAGCACATTGCAGACATTGTTCTGAAAGTTGATCAACATTTTTATAACTGGGGGGATCAAGAAACAACAGATCATTTGCTGGAGGAATTAAGTCCAAGTAGTAAATTGACAACCTTTATGGGACATTTGGGTGTAAGTGGTGCCAAAATCATTATCTCATATCCATCAATAACGGTTTTAGATATAAGAATATCAACTGCTGAAGCCCTGCATGCTCTCAGTAAGTCAGTGAATGCTCGAGAAATCAAATCTGGACTGGAAATGAATTTACGTTTGGATATATCTAGTGAGGTGTTACCCTCATCTCTTCCAAGGTTCAGTAACTTTTTAGCCTTCACCGTTAGTCTGTTTGACATAACCGATGAAAAGGCTTCCTGGGCCATTGAAGTTATACATCAGCTAAATAATCAATACACAGGAATTGAACTCTTGTCATCAAACCTTTCTAGTGAAGTTTGTAAAACATTTCTATGTACCCTAACTGCAAAAGGAGTTAATGTTAAAGGAAAAATTTTTATGCCTCTGTTTTGCCAATTTAGTGACACAGTAAGAAGTGAATTACAAGAATGTGTCAAGTGTAAATTAGAACTGTGGTAA